In Cyprinus carpio isolate SPL01 chromosome B7, ASM1834038v1, whole genome shotgun sequence, a genomic segment contains:
- the snrpa1 gene encoding U2 small nuclear ribonucleoprotein A', with the protein MVKLTAELIEQAAQYTNPVRDRELDLRGYKIPVLENLGATLDQFDTIDLSDNEIRKLDGFPLLKRLKTLLLNTNRICRFGENLEQALPNLKELILTSNNIQELGDLDPLATVKSLTLLSLLRNPVTNKKHYRLYVINKIPQIRVLDFQKVKMKERQEAEKMFKGKRGAQLAKDIAKQTKTFTPGAALQTEKKTGPSPADVEAIKNAIANATSLAEVERLKGLLQSGQIPGRELRAGASDMVEEEEEVQEEMQESVPMYVDMQGAEGENPDNDDMQEDVHMNGS; encoded by the exons ATGGTGAAGCTGACGGCGGAGTTAATCGAGCAGGCGGCGCAGTACACCAACCCTGTTCGGGACAGAGAGCTCGACCTGCGCG GCTATAAGATCCCTGTGCTGGAGAATCTGGGCGCCACACTCGATCAGTTTGATACAATTGATCTGTCCGATAATGAGATCAGAAAACTGGATGGGTTTCCGCTACTGAAGAGACTCAAAACACTGCTGCTGAACACCAACCGCATCTG TCGATTCGGAGAGAACCTTGAGCAGGCCTTACCAAACCTGAAAGAGCTCATTCTCACAAGCAACAACATTCAAGAACTG GGTGATTTGGATCCTCTTGCGACTGTGAAATCACTGACCCTCCTCAG TCTCCTCAGGAATCCAGTTACCAACAAGAAACATTACAGATTATATGTCATCAATAAAATTCCACAGATCCGAGTTCTGGACTTCCAGAAGGTCAAAATGAAG GAACGGCAGGAGGCTGAAAAAATGTTCAAAGGCAAACGAGGTGCTCAGCTTGCAAAGGATATTGCCAAGCAAACCAAAAC GTTTACTCCAGGAGCAGCACTTCAGACTGAGAAGAAAACCGGGCCATCGCCTGCAGATGTTGAAGCCATCAAG AATGCTATTGCTAATGCCACATCACTGGCTGAAGTTGAGCGGTTGAAGGGACTTCTGCAGTCCGGACAGATCCCGGGACGAGAGCTGAGAGCAG GAGCGTCTGACatggtggaggaagaggaggaggtcCAGGAGGAGATGCAGGAGTCTGTGCCCATGTATGTGGACATGCAGGGAGCCGAGGGAGAAAACCCAGACAATGATGATATGCAGGAAGACGTGCATATGAATGGATCATAG